Part of the Vibrio sp. SCSIO 43137 genome, CAGTTAACGTATTATCGGGGTTGGGAAAAAGAGACGCCGTACGGCGAGATTCTGCAGCGAAATTTTGAGCGGGATCAGCAGCTTGGCTATACCTATAGTGGTCCCAATAAAGCTGATCTCCGCATTAAGGTAAACAATACACCTGTTGAAGATGTGTTGTCCCGCGGGCAACTGAAGTTGATGATGTGTGCCCTGAGAGTCGCTCAGGGGCAGCACTTAACGGAAAAGACAGGTAAGCAGAGCATCTATTTGATTGATGACTTTGCATCAGAATTAGACAGCCAACGTCGTAAGCGGTTAGCGGACTGCTTAAAAGAGACGGGGGCTCAGGTTTTTGTTAGTTCTATTACCGCTGCTCAGATAGCAGATATGCAGGAAGAGAGCGGAAGTGTGTTTCATGTGGAACACGGCCGGATAGAACAATATAAAAGAAATGATAATTAATGAGAGAGTAACTCATGGCAGAAAATTACGATTCATCGAGTATTAAAGTACTGAAAGGTTTGGATGCAGTACGTAAGCGTCCGGGGATGTACATCGGCGACACAGATGACGGCACAGGTCTTCATCATATGGTATTCGAGGTAGTGGATAACTCTATCGATGAAGCGTTAGCTGGACACTGTAATGATATTATTGTGACCATTCATGAAGATAACTCTGTCTCTGTGAGTGATGACGGTCGTGGTATTCCGACAGAGATGCACCCTGAAGAAGGTGTTTCTGCAGCGGAAGTTATTATGACGGTTCTGCACGCCGGTGGTAAGTTTGACGATAACTCTTATAAGGTTTCCGGTGGTCTGCACGGCGTAGGTGTTTCCGTGGTGAACGCCCTGTCTAAGCAGGTTGAACTGACTATCTGCCGTGGCGGTGAAATTCATGAGCAACAGTACGCTCACGGTGAGCCTAAAGCTCCGCTTTCCGTTATTGGTCAGACAGAAAAAACCGGTACAACCATCCGTTTCTGGCCAAGTGAAGAGACCTTCAGCAATATCGAATTCCATTACGATATTCTGGCTAAGCGTCTTCGCGAGCTTTCATTCCTGAACTCTGGTGTTTCTATCAAGCTTATTGATGAGCGTGTGGAAGATAAGATGGACCACTTTATGTATGAAGGTGGTACTCAGGCGTTTGTTGATTATCTCAACACCAACAAGACTCCAATTATCCAGAAAGTATTCCACTTTGATTTCGAAAGAGAAGATGGCATTGCAGTTGAAGTAGCAATGCAGTGGAATGACGGTTATCAGGAAAATATTTACTGCTTTACCAACAACATTCCTCAGCGTGATGGTGGTACTCACCTTGCAGGCTTCCGTGCTGCACTGACCCGTACCCTGAACAGCTTTATGGATAAAGAAGGCTTCTCGAAAAAAGCCAAAACAGCCACTTCTGGTGATGATGCCCGTGAAGGTCTGACGGCGATTGTTTCTGTTAAGGTGCCGGATCCTAAATTCTCAAGCCAGACCAAAGATAAGCTGGTTTCTTCAGAAGTGAAATCAGCGGTTGAGTCTGCTATGGGCGAAAAACTGGCTGAGTTCCTGATTGAGAACCCGGGTGAAGCTAAGATCGTTTGTACCAAGATTATTGATGCGGCACGTGCCCGTGATGCAGCGCGTAAAGCCCGTGAAATGACCCGCCGTAAAGGTGCGCTGGACTTAGCCGGTCTGCCGGGTAAGCTGGCAGATTGTCAGGAAAAAGACCCTGCACTTTCTGAACTCTATATTGTGGAGGGTGACTCTGCGGGCGGTAGTGCCAAGCAGGGTCGTAACCGTAAGAATCAAGCCATTCTGCCACTAAAAGGTAAGATCCTGAACGTAGAAAAAGCCCGCTTCGATAAGATGCTCTCTTCTCAGGAAGTCGCGACTCTGATCACCGCGCTTGGTTGTGGTATCGGCCGTGACGAATACAACCCGGATAAGCTTCGTTATCACAACATCATCATCATGACCGATGCCGATGTGGATGGTTCGCACATCCGTACTCTGCTGCTGACCTTCTTCTATCGTCAGATGCCTGAGCTAATCGAGCGTGGTTATATCTATATTGCTCAGCCACCTCTGTATAAAGTTAAGAAGGGTAAACAAGAGCAGTACATCAAAGATGAAGATGCGATGGAGCAGTATCAGGTTTCACTGGCACTGGACAATGCTGAGCTGCACGTTAACCCTAATGCTCCTGCAATCGCGGGAGAAGCGCTGGAGCAATTGGTTCAGCAGTACAATGCCGGTATGAAGATTGTTGAGCGCATGACTCGTCGTTACCCTAAACCTCTGGTTCATGAACTGGCTTACATGCCTAGACTGACCGCTGAAATGTGTCAGGACTCTGCTGCTGTAGAAGCCTGGGGCAAACAACTGGTGGATCAACTGACTGCCAAAGAAGTCGGAGCAAGTCAGTACAGTCTGGAAGTTGAAAAACATGAAGAGATGAATGTTAATCTGGCTAAGATTATTGTTCGTACCCACGGTGTTACTCATGAGTATGTCATCAGTATTGACCTTCTTGGTTCAAGAGAATATGGCAAGCTGGCGGATCTATCAGAAGCATTAGACGGCCTGATTGAGGAAGGCGCTTTCATTAAGCGTGGTGAGCGTACTCAGCCTGTAGCAGACTTTGTTGAAGCCCTGAACTGGCTGGTGAAAGAGTCTCGTCGTGGCCTGAGCCTGCAGCGATACAAAGGTCTGGGAGAGATGAACCCGGATCAGCTATGGGAAACCACCATGGATCCGGATACCCGCCGTATGATGCAGGTAACCATTGAAGATGCTGTAGGCGCTGACCAGCTGTTTACGACTCTGATGGGTGATCAGGTTGAGCCGCGCAGACACTTTATTGAAGAGAATGCACTAAAGGTTGCCAACCTAGACGTTTAAGCCCATTACATTTGCTGGATAAACTGATTTCTGCGTCTAAGGTGCTCACTTATACTTATAAGCTGCGCGCCTTATCCTTGAACTAAGCTTATCCAACTGCATCTAATTGTGCTTAAAGCTTTTGTAAACACTGCCCTCGGGCGGTGTTTTTTATGCTTAATAAAACTGGATAACGTTAGTTATTGAAATTGAAGTGAAAATTATTTTTAGAAAATTCTTATATTCACCCTTGAAACTGATTTTTGCGGACCTATATTTATAGTAGAAGAGATGCCAAAAGGGTCTCTGAACCGCTTGCCCATAACGGGGAGCACACAACTTAAACCGCAAATTAGACGGGTATGTCCAAACAGGAATATTCCGATCTAACTTCCTTAGCCACTTTGTTGAGTGAGCCTAAGGCTATTGCTTATTTATGAGGATAGAATCATGAGAACTGTAGATTTCACACCCCTATACCGCAACGCAATCGGCTTTGATCGTCTGTTTGATATGATGGAAGCTGGTGCCGCTAAAAATTCATCAAATGGTTACCCACCATACAATATCGAGCAACAGGATGAGAATAACTACCGTATTACTATGGCGGTGGCTGGTTTCGCTGAAGACCAGATTGACCTGACTCAGAAAGAGAACATGCTGATTGTTCGTGGTGAGCGTAAACCTGATGAAAGCAAAAAATACGTTTATCAGGGCATTGCTGAGAGAGACTTTGAGCGTAAGTTCCAACTGGCGGACTACGTTAAAGTAACAGGTGCAACCATGGAAAATGGTCTGCTGCACGTTGATTTGGAACGTGAAATTCCTGAAGCAATGAAACCACGTAAAATTGCCATTAACGGCAGTAACCTGATTGAAGGTAATAAGTAACCAATAACGGGTTATTTGTAACAGAAAGAGCGCCACCGGCGCTCTTTTCAGTTTTTATCAATAGAAGCTGATAAAAGCTACTGTTGATAGGCTTTAATCACTTCTTCAGCAATGGCTTCTATGCCTTTTTGCATACTCTGTTCGTCCTGAACATAGTTCATGCGGATACATTGACGGGTATGCGGCCAGTCCTCCTGCTTATCCTGACCGAAGAAGAAATACTCTCCCGGAATAACCAGAACCCCCCGCGCTTTCAGGCGGGCATAAAGTTCTTTGGTACTAATAGGCAGTTCATCAAACCAGAGCCAGAGAAAGATGGCACCTTCCGGCTTGTGAATCTTAAACCTTTCATCACTGATAGCGTCCTGAAGCAGCTCAACAGCGCGCTGTGCTTTCTGCTGATAAAAGGGCTTAATCACATTCTGGCTCAGGTTTAGCAGGTCACCTGATTCAATCATATGATGTCCAATCGCCGGACCGATACTGCCGGGGGCCAGACTGATAATACCGTTCATATTGGTCATAGCCTGAGTTATACGCTCATTGGCAATGACTATTCCGCAGCGTACACCCGGCAGGCCAAGCTTGGAGAGGCTCATACAGAGAATGGTGTTCTCATTCCAGAAGGGTTTTACCTCTTCAAAAATGATATTCGGGAACGGAGTGCCATAGGCATTATCGATAATAAGTGGGATATTGTTCTTGCGGGCCAGAGCATCAAGCTTTTCAACTTCAGCATCTGTCAGTACATTACCCGTTGGATTGGTCGGCCGGGAAGCACAAATAGCAGCAATAGAGTCATCAACCTGTAGCTGTTCAAAATCGACATGGTACTTAAACATGCGGTTATCCAGCTGCTCTATTTCCGGCTGGTATGAGACAAAAATACTGTCATCGACCCCTGAATCACTGTAGCCGATATATTCAGGCGCCAGAGGAAGAAGAATTCTTTTATGGCTGCCGTCGGGCTGTTTCCCTGCCAGCAGGTTAAACAGATAGAAAAAAGCGCTTTGGCTGCCATTAGTCAGGCTGATGTTTTTTTCTGAAATATCCCAGCCGTAGGTATCACGCAGCAGTTTTGCCAGAGATTTTACAAAGGCGTCTTTTCCCTGCGGACCGTCGTAGTTGGCCATTGCTTCTACCAGCTTGCCGCTGTTGAGCATATCTGAACTGGCCTGATGAAAATAGTCGAGCATTTCCGGTATTGCGGCCGGATTGCCTCCGCCGAGCATGATGGCGCCCGGAGTACGTAAACCTTCATTTAAATCATCCATCAACTGAGTGATGCCTGAATAGCGATTAAATTTTTCACCAAAATTAGAAAATTGCATTATTTTTCCCTGACAGTCGTTATGTTGTGTCTGCTTAAAGCAACTTGTATTGTTTTAGTATGCGCCTAAAACGGATTGTTTTGTATACAAAAAAGCCCCGTTCTCAGAACGGGGCTTTGAGTTCCTGGGCTAACCCCGTTATTTCTGCAACAGCGAAATATCTGCAATTTGCAGGAAGAGGTTACGCAGTTTGTTAAGAAGGGTCAGACGGTTCTTCTTCAGAGCTTCGTCATCGGCCATAACCATTACTGAGTCGAAGAAAGTATCAACAGGCTCACGTAGATCGGCCAGCTTACTTAGGGCTGCCTGATAGTCACCGGTTGCAAATGCCGGTTCCAGCGCTTCTGCCATCACTTCTACGTTTTCAGCTAGTGCTTTTTCAGCGGCTTCCTGAAGAAGGGCAAGATCGATCTCTTCAGCCAGTTCGCCGCCAAACTTAGCAAGAATATTACCTACACGCTTGTTAGCGGCTGCAAGGGACTCTGCCGCTTCCAGACCACGGAAGTGAGATACGGCTTTAACTCGCTGATCAAAGTCAGCCGGCTTAGTCGGGCGGCGGGCCAGAACAGCCTGAATAATATCGACGCTAAAGCCTTCATCCTGATACCAGGCGCGGAAACGGCCAAGCATAAAGTCGATAACATCATCGACCACTTTGTCGTTAGTCAGCTTGTCTGCGAACAGAGATTTCGCTTCTTCAACCAGCTCAACCAGATCAAGGCTATAGCCGTTTTCAACGATAATACGTAGCACACCCAGTGATGCACGACGAAGTGCAAATGGATCTGAGCCTTTTGGAGCCTGACCGATACCGAAGATACCAACAATAGTATCCAGCTTGTCAGCCATAGCCAGAGCAGATGAAATAGCAGTGCTAGGCAGGTCATCACCGGCAAAACGCGGCATATACTGTTCGTATAGTGCAAGGGCTACCTGCTCATCTTCACCGTCATGAGTGGCGTAGTGCATACCCATAACACCCTGAGTATCGGTGAACTCAAATACCATTGAGGTCATCAGGTCACATTTAGCCAGCAGACCGGCACGGGTTGCTTTATCTACGTCAGCATCAATCTTCTTAGCGATAAAGCCAGCCAGTACTGCAATACGATCGGTCTTATCTTTAATCGTACCTAATTGCTTCTGGAAAATAGCACTTTCCAGCTCAGGCAGACGGTCAATCAGAGGACGCTTACGGTCAGTGTTGAAGAAGAACTCAGCATCAGCCAGACGAGGGCGGACGACTTTTTCGTTACCTTCAATTACGTGGCGTGGCTCTTTAGATTCGATATTAGAAACGAAGATAAACTTAGGCAGAAGCTTTTTGTTTTCATCGTATACCGGGAAGTACTTCTGGTCACCCTTCATGGTGTAAACCAGCGCTTCAGAAGGAACCTTCAGGAACTCTTCTTCAAAAGAAGCAGTAAGAACTACCGGCCACTCAACCAGAGAAGTTACTTCTTCAACTAAGTCATCTTCCAGATCAGCAATACCACCTACAGCTTCGGCAGCTTTCTGAGAGTCAGCAAGAATAATGGCTTTACGTGCCTCGTAATCTGCCATCACTTTACCGCGCTGCTCCAGAACCTCAGGGTACTGATCAGCACTATCAATAGTGAACTCTGCTTCACCCATAAAGCGGTGACCGCGAATGGTTCTGTCAGATGCGACACCAAGGATCTCACCCTGAATAAGCTCATCACCCAGCAGAATGGTCAGTGTTTTAACCGGACGGATAAACTGAGTCTCTTTGTCGCCCCAACGCATCGGTTTAGCGATAGGAAGGTTAGCCAGCGCTTTAGCAGCCAGTTCAACAACCAGCTCTTGTACCGCTTTACCTTTTACTTCCTGCTTAAACAGCAGCCATTCGCCTTTGTCTGTTTTCAGACGGTCAGCTTGTTCAACAGTAATGCCGTTACCACGAGCCCAGCCCTGAGCCGCTTTAGTTGCATTACCATCGTCATCAAATGCTACAGAGATAGCCGGGCCACGTTTTTCAACTACTTTGTCTGCCTGACTCTCTGCCAGATCTGCCACTTTTAGTGCCAGACGACGAGGAGCTGCGTACCACTTAACACCGTTATGGCCTAAGTCAGCACCCTTTAGTTCTGCTTCAAAGTTTGCCGCAAATGCTTCTGCAAGAGTGCGAAGTTGCGTTGGTGGTAGTTCTTCAGTACCAAGCTCAATTAAAAAATTCTTCGCCATGATTACTTCTCCTCACCCTTAGATTGACACATTGGGAAACCTAGTGCTTCACGGGAGGCATAGTAGGCTTGCGCGACAGACTTGGTCAGGTTGCGGATACGCAGGATATAACGCTGACGCTCAGTAACAGAGATAGCTTTACGGGCATCCAGCAAGTTAAATGCGTGACCTGCTTTCAAAATACGTTCGTAGGCAGGAAGCGGAAGAGGATTTTCCAGTTCAAGCAGCTCTTTACACTCTTTTTCGCACTGATCAAAGAAGCCGAACAGGAAGTCGACATCAGCGTGTTCAAAGTTGTAGGTAGACTGCTCAACTTCGTTCTGGTGGAAGATATCGCCGTATGTGGTTTTACCCAGCGGGCCGTCAGCCCACACCAGATCGTACACAGAATCTACACCCTGAATATACATAGCGAGTCGTTCTATACCATAGGTGATCTCACCGGTTACCGGCTTACACTCAAGGCCGCCAACCTGCTGGAAGTAAGTAAACTGAGTGACTTCCATTCCGTTTAGCCACACTTCCCAGCCAAGACCCCATGCACCAAGAGTCGGGTTTTCCCAGTTATCTTCTACAAAACGGATATCGTGTACTAGCGGGTCAATGCCCAGTACTTCCAGAGATCCCAGATACAGTTCCTGAATGTTATCAGGAGAAGGCTTAATCATTACCTGAAACTGATAGTAGTGCTGCAGACGGTTAGGGTTTTCACCGTAACGGCCATCTGTCGGACGACGGGAAGGCTGTACGTAAGCGGTAGCCATTGGCTCCGGACCGATAGCACGCAGACAGGTCATCGGGTGAGAAGTACCCGCACCCACTTCCATATCTAGAGGCTGAACAATTGTACAACCCTGTTGTGCCCAATAATCCTGCAGCGCGAGGATCATACCCTGAAAGGTTTTGATATCGTATTTTTGCATAGTAGGTTCGCGCGAATCTTCTGTATTAGTAATAAAAAATAACAACAGAGTATAGCGATATATTGAGGTTGGGAGTAGGGGTATTGCTGCTTATTTCTTCTCCATAGTGAAGAAATCGCCGATTTTTATCAGTTTTTGTCTCTACGCGAGAAAAGACAAGGTGTTGTTAAGGTTTGCGGCGCTGTTTTTGATAATTTGATTTGGTTTTCTTAAACAGAGAATGAGCTGAGTCAGCTAAACAAAAAAAGAGCCGGATATTAATCCAGCCCCTTTTTGATCAGATACTGATAAGGCAGTTGTTCTGTTTCAGCAGCAATCAGTTGGTGATCCATAAAGCGACAAAAGCTTGGTATATCTCTGGTTGTTGACGGATCATCCGCTTTAATCAGTAAAATCTCGCCATCTTGCATATTTCTGATTGTCTTCCTGACCATCATCACCGGCTCCGGGCAGCGTAGTCCTTCCGCTTCAAGTACCTTATTTGCCTGTTCAGGGTTGAGTGTCATTTTGTGCTCTCTGTCAAAGTTTCGTTGTTGATATTACTAACAAGAAAAAAAATTTCAATTAAAGCTTGGCAAATGTAAAAAAGATCGCTACATTTAATTAACAAACGCGTAACATGTTAAGGGCGTGTTCCAGCACTATTCCAATTTTCTTGGGCTTCCCCGCTGAAAGGCGGGATTTTTTTTGCCTGTAGGTTAGTATATTAAGAACCTGAACAGATAAAAAGAGTTGCCTGTGGAGCTTGAAGATATTTATCGCAAAGATTTAAACCTGTTGGTTGCTTTGAAAGTGCTGGTGGAAGAGAGGAGCGTCAGCCTTGCTGCAGAGCGCCTCAACCTTAGCCAGTCGGCAATGAGCCGGGTGTTAGGACGGTTAAGGGTTTTGCTTAATGATCCATTATTAACCCGCCACGGGCAGCAGCTACTCCCGACAGATAAAGCTCTGGAAGTTGCACAGGCACTGAATGACCCTCTTGAGTCTGTACGCCAGTTGTTGTCAGATAAAAATTTTGATGCAGCAAACTGCACTCAATCCTTCACCATTGCGACAACCGATTATGCCATGCAGACCATTTTACCTTTTGCCCTGCCTCGTCTGTATCAGGAAGCACCTAATGTTTCTATTGAGTTCCTGCCTCTTCAGCATGACCAGTTACTCTATCAGCTTACTTCCCAGGGTGCAGACCTAGCTATTTGTAGGCCGACCAGTTCTGTTGAGCCGTTATTGAGTGACGTGCTGGGTAAAGTGGGAGTGTTCTGTTTGTTATCTAAAAAGCACCCTCTGGCGTTCGAACAGATGACCCTTAATGATTACCTGAGTTATCCCCACGCCATGATCGCTATTAGTGATGGTGTTAAGGCGCTGATTGATAATGCGCTGGAAGGTAAGCCGGAACGAAAAACCATTATCAGGGCTTATCATCTTGAAGCTGCGTTAGCTGTGGTGGATAGCATCCCCTTGATTATTACCGTGCCGGCTGATTTAGCTTATCTGGTTGCTGATCGCTATGATCTGGTGATTAAGCCACTGCCGTTCCCTTTTACACCTTTTGACTATTCTATGATCTGGCATCCCAGATGTGAGCACTCACCATCTCAGGAGTGGTTAAGAAGCCTTCTGAAAGAGGAGTGTGGCCGGTTAATTGCCAAACGAGTAGAAGATTTAGGCTTAGAAGGTTAGCTTGCTGAAACGACAAAAAACGGACAGGTTATAACACTCTGTCCGTTTTCTTAATTCAATATCTGATTACAGCTTTATAACTACACGCCCGGTTACATCACCGTTAGTAATATCTTCGGCGTATTTTGCAGCTTCACTTAGAGAAACCTCTGTGCAGGCCTGATCGAAGTAGCTTTGAGGAAGTAACTCAGACAGTTTGTTCCATGCTGCAATTCGTTTTTCCTTCGGACAAGATACTGAATCAATGCCCTGCAGGCGGACGTTACGCAGAATAAACGGCATTACTGTTGTCGGCAGGTCGAAGCCACCAGCAAGGCCGCAAGCAGCCACTGTGCTGTTGTAATCCATCTGCGCCAGCAGTTTTGCCAGTACTTTACTGCCTACCGTATCGATAGCTCCTGCCCAGATCTGTTTTTCCAGCGGACGGGCTGGTTCTTCAAACTCTGCACGTTCAATAATGCGGCTGGCACCAAGAGCAGTGAGTAAGTCACCATTTTTTTCTGAACGGCCCGTTAAAGCCGCAACTTTATAGCCCAGCTGTGAAAGAAGGGTCACAGATACTGAACCTACGCCACCACTGGCTCCGGTTACCAATATCTCTCCGTCTTCCGGTTTAACGCCTGAATCAACAATGGCTTGTACACATAACATTGCCGTTAATCCGGCCGTACCAACCATCATGGCTTTTTTACCGTCCAGACCTTGTGGAAGAGGTACCAGCCAGTCAGCTTTTAGTCTGGCTTTTTCTGCCATGCCACCCCAGTGGTTTTCGCCTACACCCCAGCCAGTGAGTACAACTTCATCTCCTTCCTTATATAAAGGGTTATCAGAGCTGATAACTTTACCGGCAAAGTCGATACCCGGAACCATAGGGAAGTTACGGATGATCTTTCCCTTACCTGTGATTGCCAGACCATCTTTGTAGTTAAGTGATGAGTAATCGACAGATACCAGTACATCGCCTTCCGGCAGTTGGTTTTCATCTATCTGTTCGATGTTAGCCAGTGTACGTTTATCTTCTTGATTAAGGATCAGAGCGTTAAACATTGTGTCTCTCCACTAGAGTGATGTTGGTTTTTTCGTTTTGACTAAGTGTAGATGCAATTAGGGTATGACTAAAATGAAACTTTAGCATTATATATATGTATTCCAGGCATAAACAAAGAGCGGCAGTTGCCGCTCTTTACATAGACAGCGCTTATACTTATCAGGTGCGTTCAAAGACAGTTGCGATACCTTGTCCCAGACCGATACACATTGTGGCTAAGCCAAACTGTGCATCTTTGGTTTCCATCAGGTTGATCAGGGTGGTAGAAATCCGTGCACCGGAACAACCCAGCGGATGACCCAATGCAATAGCACCACCGTTCAGGTTTACTTTGTCTTCAACCATATCCGTTAAGCCTAAATCTTTTACACAAGGCAGAGATTGGGCGGCAAAGGCTTCATTTAGCTCAATAACACCAAGGTCTTGTACCGTTAATCCTGCCCGCTGCAGCGCTTTTTGTGAGGCCGGAACAGGCCCGTAACCCATAATGGACGGATCGCAGCCGGATACCGCCATTGAGCGAATTCTTGCGCGGATAGTTACCCCTAATTCTTTGGCTTTACTTTCACTCATAATCAGCATGGCTGAGGCTCCGTCAGAAAGAGCAGAGGAACTGCCGGCTGTGACAGTACCATTTACAGGATCAAATACCGGACGTAGCTGAGATAAACCTTCTACTGATGTTTCCGGCCGGATAACTTCATCATAATCAAGCCGGATAAGAGAGCCATCTGCAGCGTGTCCTTCTGTCGCCAGTATTTCATTGCTAAAGCGCCCTTCTAATGTTGCAGCATGTGCCCTTGCATGGGAGCGGGCGGCAAACTCATCCTGTTGCTGACGGGAGATACCGTGCAATTTACCCAGCATCTCTGCTGTCAGCCCCATCATACCTGCCGCTTTAGCAACGCTTTTTGCCAGACCGGGATGAAAATCGACGCCATGATTCATGGGAACATGCCCCATATGTTCTACTCCGCCTATCAGGCAGATATCTGCATCACCAACCATAATAGCGCGGGATGCATCGTGGAGAGCCTGCATTGAAGATCCACATAAACGGTTAACAGTAACAGCAGCTATGTTCTTTGGCAGATCAGCCAGTAAAGCCGCATTACGGGCAATGTTAAAACCCTGTTCTAAGGTTTGTTGCACACAGCCCCAGTAGATATCTTCTATCTGAGCCGGGTCAACTTT contains:
- the fadA gene encoding acetyl-CoA C-acyltransferase FadA, whose amino-acid sequence is MNNVVIVDCIRTPMGRSKGGAFRHTRAEDLSAHLMKGILKRNPKVDPAQIEDIYWGCVQQTLEQGFNIARNAALLADLPKNIAAVTVNRLCGSSMQALHDASRAIMVGDADICLIGGVEHMGHVPMNHGVDFHPGLAKSVAKAAGMMGLTAEMLGKLHGISRQQQDEFAARSHARAHAATLEGRFSNEILATEGHAADGSLIRLDYDEVIRPETSVEGLSQLRPVFDPVNGTVTAGSSSALSDGASAMLIMSESKAKELGVTIRARIRSMAVSGCDPSIMGYGPVPASQKALQRAGLTVQDLGVIELNEAFAAQSLPCVKDLGLTDMVEDKVNLNGGAIALGHPLGCSGARISTTLINLMETKDAQFGLATMCIGLGQGIATVFERT